One genomic segment of Macaca fascicularis isolate 582-1 chromosome 19, T2T-MFA8v1.1 includes these proteins:
- the PTPRS gene encoding receptor-type tyrosine-protein phosphatase S isoform X13 codes for MEMVITNLQPETAYSITVAAYTMKGDGARSKPKVVVTKGAVLGRPTLSVQQTPEGSLLARWEPPAGTAEDQVLGYRLQFGREDSTPLATLEFPPSEDRYTASGVHKGATYVFRLAARSRGGLGEEAAEVLSIPEDTPRGHPQILEAAGNASAGTVLLRWLPPVPAERNGAIVKYTVAVREAGALGPARETELPAAAEPGAENALTLQGLKPDTAYDLQVRAHTRRGPGPFSPPVRYRTFLRDQVSPKNFKVKMIMKTSVLLSWEFPDNYNSPTPYKIQYNGLTLDVDGRTTKKLITHLKPHTFYNFVLTNRGSSLGGLQQTVTAWTAFNLLNGKPSVAPKPDADGFIMVYLPDGQSPVPVQSYFIVMVPLRKSRGGQFLTPLGSPEDMDLEELIQDISRLQRRSLRHSRQLEVPRPYIAARFSVLPPTFHPGDQKQYGGFDNRGLEPGHRYVLFVLAVLQKSEPTFAASPFSDPFQLDNPDPQPIVDGEEGLIWVIGPVLAVVFIICIVIAILLYKNKPDSKRKDSEPRTKCLLNNADLAPHHPKDPVEMRRINFQTPDSGLRSPLREPGFHFESMLSHPPIPIADMAEHTERLKANDSLKLSQEYESIDPGQQFTWEHSNLEVNKPKNRYANVIAYDHSRVILQPIEGIVGSDYINANYVDGYRRQNAYIATQGPLPETFGDFWRMVWEQRSATIVMMTRLEEKSRIKCDQYWPNRGTETYGFIQVTLLDTIELATFCVRTFSLHKNGSSEKREVRQFQFTAWPDHGVPEYPTPFLAFLRRVKTCNPPDAGPIVVHCSAGVGRTGCFIVIDAMLERIKPEKTVDVYGHVTLMRSQRNYMVQTEDQYSFIHEALLEAVGCGNTEVPARSLYAYIQKLAQVEPGEHVTGMELEFKRLANSKAHTSRFISANLPCNKFKNRLVNIMPYESTRVCLQPIRGVEGSDYINASFIDGYRQQKAYIATQGPLAETTEDFWRMLWENNSTIVVMLTKLREMGREKCHQYWPAERSARYQYFVVDPMAEYNMPQYILREFKVTDARDGQSRTVRQFQFTDWPEQGVPKSGEGFIDFIGQVHKTKEQFGQDGPISVHCSAGVGRTGVFITLSIVLERMRYEGVVDIFQTVKMLRTQRPAMVQTEDEYQFCYQAALEYLGSFDHYAT; via the exons TGCTGGGCCGCCCAACCCTGTCGGTGCAGCAGACCCCTGAGGGCAGCCTCCTAGCACGCTGGGAGCCCCCCGCCGGCACCGCGGAGGACCAGGTGCTGGGTTACCGCCTGCAGTTTGGCCGCGAGGACTCCACGCCCCTGGCCACCCTGGAGTTCCCGCCCTCCGAGGACCGCTACACGGCGTCAGGCGTGCACAAGGGGGCCACGTATGTGTTCCGGCTGGCGGCCCGGAGCCGCGGCGGCCTGGGCGAGGAGGCGGCCGAGGTCCTGAGCATCCCAGAGGACACGCCCCGTGGCCACCCGCAGATCCTGGAGGCGGCCGGCAACGCCTCGGCCGGGACCGTCCTCCTCCGCTGGCTGCCACCCGTGCCCGCCGAGCGCAACGGGGCCATCGTCAAGTACACGGTGGCCGTGCGAGAGGCCGGCGCCCTGGGCCCTGCCCGAGAGACCGAGCTGCCGGCGGCGGCTGAGCCGGGCGCGGAGAACGCGCTCACGCTGCAGGGCCTGAAGCCCGACACGGCCTATGACCTCCAAGTGCGAGCCCACACGCGCCGGGGCCCTGGCCCCTTCAGCCCCCCCGTCCGCTACCGGACGTTCCTGCGGGACCAAG TCTCGCCCAAGAACTTCAAGGTGAAAATGATCATGAAGACATCGGTTCTGCTCAGCTGGGAGTTCCCTGACAACTACAACTCGCCCACGCCATACAAG ATCCAGTACAACGGGCTCACACTGGATGTGGATGGCCGCACCACCAAGAAGCTCATCACACACCTCAAGCCCCACACCTTCTATAACTTTGTGCTGACCAATCGCGGCAGCAGCCTGGGTGGCCTCCAGCAGACAGTCACCGCATGGACCGCCTTCAACCTGCTCAACGGCAAGCCCAGCGTTGCCCCCAAGCCCGACGCCGACGGCTTCATCATGGTGTATCTTCCTGACGGCCAGAGCCCCGTGCCTGTCCA GAGCTATTTCattgtgatggtgccactgcgcaAGTCTCGCGGAGGCCAATTCCTGACCCCGCTGGGTAGCCCGGAGGACATGGATCTGGAGGAG CTCATCCAGGACATCTCACGGCTACAGAGGCGCAGCTTGCGGCACTCGCGTCAGCTGGAGGTGCCCCGGCCCTATATCGCAGCTCGCTTCTCTGTGCTGCCACCCACCTTCCATCCCGGCGACCAGAAGCAGTATGGCGGCTTCGATAACCGGGGCCTGGAGCCCGGCCACCGCTATGTCCTCTTTGTGCTTGCTGTGCTTCAGAAGAGCGAGCCT ACCTTTGCAGCCAGTCCCTTCTCAGACCCCTTCCAGCTGGATAACCCGGACCCCCAGCCCATCGTGGATGGCGAGGAGGGGCTTATCTGGGTGATTGGGCCTGTGCTGGCCGTGGTCTTCATAATCTGCATTGTCATTGCTATCCTGCTCTACAAGAA CAAACCTGACAG TAAACGCAAGGACTCAGAACCTCGCACCAAATGCCTCCTGAACAATGCTGACCTCGCCCCTCACCACCCCAAGGACCCTGTAGAAATGAGACGCATTAACTTCCAGACTCCAG ATTCAGGCCTCAGGAGCCCCCTCAGGGAGCCGGGGTTTCACTTTGAAA GTATGCTTAGCCACCCGCCAATCCCCATCGCAGACATGGCAGAGCACACGGAGCGGCTCAAGGCCAACGACAGCCTCAAGCTCTCCCAGGAGTATGAG tCCATCGACCCTGGACAGCAGTTCACATGGGAACATTCCAACCTGGAAGTGAACAAGCCGAAGAACCGGTACGCCAACGTCATCGCCTATGACCACTCCCGCGTCATCCTCCAGCCCATTGAAG GCATCGTGGGTAGTGATTACATCAATGCCAACTACGTGGATGGCTACCGGCGTCAGAACGCGTACATTGCCACGCAGGGGCCGCTGCCCGAGACCTTTGGGGACTTCTGGCGTATGGTGTGGGAGCAGCGGTCGGCCACCATCGTCATGATGACGCGGCTGGAGGAGAAGTCACGG ATCAAGTGTGATCAGTACTGGCCCAACAGAGGCACGGAGACCTACGGCTTCATCCAGGTCACGTTGCTGGACACCATCGAGCTGGCCACGTTCTGCGTCAGAACATTCTCTCTGCACAAG AATGGCTCCAGTGAGAAACGCGAGGTCCGCCAGTTCCAGTTTACGGCATGGCCAGACCACGGCGTGCCCGAATACCCAACGCCCTTCCTGGCTTTCCTGCGGAGAGTCAAGACCTGCAACCCACCAGATGCCGGCCCCATCGTGGTTCACTGCAG TGCCGGTGTGGGCCGCACAGGCTGCTTTATCGTCATCGACGCCATGCTGGAGCGGATCAAGCCAGAGAAGACAGTCGATGTCTATGGCCACGTGACGCTCATGAGGTCCCAGCGCAACTACATGGTGCAGACAGAGGACCAGTACAGCTTCATCCACGAGGCCCTGCTGGAGGCCGTGGGCTGTGGCAACACAGAAGTACCTGCACGCAGCCTCTATGCCTACATCCAGAAGCTGGCCCAGGTGGAGCCTGGCGAGCACGTCACTGGCATGGAACTCGAGTTCAAG cGGCTGGCCAACTCCAAGGCCCACACGTCACGCTTCATCAGTGCCAATCTGCCTTGTAACAAGTTCAAGAACCGCCTGGTGAACATCATGCCCTATGAGAGTACACGGGTCTGTCTGCAGCCCATCCGGGGTGTGGAGGGCTCTGACTACATCAACGCCAGCTTTATTGATGGCTACAG GCAGCAAAAGGCCTACATCGCGACACAGGGGCCGCTGGCGGAGACGACGGAAGACTTCTGGCGCATGCTGTGGGAGAACAATTCGACCATCGTGGTGATGCTGACCAAGCTGCGGGAGATGGGCCGG GAGAAGTGTCACCAGTACTGGCCGGCCGAGCGCTCTGCCCGCTACCAGTACTTTGTGGTAGATCCGATGGCGGAATACAACATGCCTCAGTATATCCTGCGAGAGTTCAAGGTCACAGATGCCCGG GATGGCCAGTCCCGGACCGTCCGGCAGTTCCAGTTCACAGACTGGCCGGAACAGGGTGTGCCAAAGTCGGGGGAGGGTTTCATCGACTTCATCGGCCAAGTGCATAAGACCAAGGAGCAGTTTGGTCAGGACGGCCCCATCTCTGTCCACTGCAG TGCCGGCGTGGGCAGGACAGGCGTGTTCATCACGCTCAGCATCGTGCTGGAGCGGATGCGGTACGAAGGTGTGGTGGACATCTTTCAGACAGTGAAGATGCTACGAACGCAGCGGCCGGCCATGGTGCAGACGGAG GATGAGTACCAGTTCTGTTACCAGGCGGCACTGGAGTACCTCGGAAGCTTTGACCACTATGCAACCTAA